The Ooceraea biroi isolate clonal line C1 chromosome 7, Obir_v5.4, whole genome shotgun sequence genomic sequence GTGGTCTCATGATCTGGAAGTAAAGCATGGCACATGTGATCGTAAAATTGTCGAGCACCAGCAACGAGATCGGCGAGACGGCTGTACGTATTTGATAGAATTTTTGGAAGTTCACgtaaattttctttgaattGAACAATATGATTGATCGATACCGTGATCGATATATCGTGATTGATCGAgagatgaaatattattaatctgaAATCTTATTTTTGCTTAGTGTTccatagatataaaattttgaaaaataacatttaaggTATAATCAggcagtattattatttatgcgaAATTTTATGACatatcattcatttttataataatgttgaAACCATTATCctatatctttttaatcgattataaaatacatcaaTAATCTTACAATTGGACTTGTTAGCAATATACGAGTTTGTCTAATAAAAGtttagattattatatatgttatttaccACTATCGGTAAGAAAATGTAAAACCTTGGCAAATTGTTCTCTCGTACGTCACGGTGAACGCAACTTCATTTTCGCGAATCGCTTTGTTGCGCGGTCGCTATCTCGCCATTTCGTCATCGATATTCCCGTGGAACATACACCTGTGTCCTGCTTGCGAAATTACGATCGACCATAATGCAATTTTGGCGTTGAGGTACATGCCAAATTGATTCTACGTTGCACACGCTGCAGCTTTCCGTTTGTGTCCTCGCTCGCTCACGCGCATGCGCGCTTAATGCAGCGAGGAACTTCCGTCCTCGAATTAGCCAGCTAGTTTGCCAATAATTACAATGGAACCTGATGTTTGGTTAAATTTCAGATCATTAGGCGAAGACAAGAGTTTCCAAAACCCTAACAAGAATAGCGTCTTCCGCGTAAATTATGTACTTCATGAGTCAGTCGCTACTCCAAAAAGAATCCGTCGAAAATTAAGAAATCTCTAAAACCTAATTATACTATATCCTAAAACTTTTTAAGATTTCTGATCAGAAGttgctttatttattgtatacgCTAAATTTACAAGCCGATATGAGATTGaagcaaataattaattaaattaaatttctcaaaatcgAGTAACACGGCTGATGCCCTCGTTCTCCTGATCCTCTTCATCTGCCTCGTATTCGCTCTCCTTTTCCTCGACCTCCTCTTCGATTCTCTGCTCCCGTGACACATTTGCTGGACTAGAGTATCTCATGggatatattttatcacgtGGTCTACCAGTAGGTGAAAGATGATCTCTATTATGCCTGATTCCTGTATTTCTCTTATCCGTCAGAACCACCCTTTCTGATCTATAGACCTTCGGTTGCGCGTAAATGACGTTGTTTGATGCTATTTCAAGATTTCTTGGAACCTAAAAATTTACGGGATTTTCAAGTTATTTTCTTGTGCTtgtgtatgtaaatttaaaaaatttttatttgatttaatgACTATCAAACATATCATGCAtaagatgaaataaataatacaagttATTAGGTTGcattatttctgtatttaGTGCACCTATCTTTGgcgtgcaataaattattattagatttgttTTTGAACTGCGCTGTGAGGTTGGTTGCATACTATCTTTGTACTTTGCTACTTAGCAGCGCAGCTCGAAaacaaatctaataataatttattgtgcgTCAAAGATAAGCACACGAAACACGACAAAAATTATGCATcaatctaatattattttcaaacatGTATAACTGttaattttttgaaagaaaaaaagatttatgtaaatcttatttttcgtTTGTTTATACGtagatgtaatataatatgataaatgatATCTGTGGAAAGATATGATTGATAAAAATtcgtatattttaaaataattagttaCGTGTTTGACATATGTTTGCGATGCATTTACGACGTGAGCAGTGTCGATTTCCTTCATTTCCGCTTTAAATGCGTAATTACTGTGTCCTCTCTCTGGCATTTCGCGGTAATTCGGACTTTTGAATCGATCGCGACACTTCGAGCTCGGGTTTGGACTGCCGTAGTAATTCGAACATGTCGGCGATGCTTGAAGACCTTGATTTACTCGAGCAGGGTGAACGTAATCATAAGAAGAACACGactgtaaatttaattttttcatatatacattattaattaaaacataatttaattacttttataatattcaatatattatatttaaaaagtttaatactttattattattttatttattatttattatttatttcatattgtaaattattaaatataaagttattttaataaccTGATGCAGTTAGTTATTACAATGTTAATGAAACTGTGAATTAAAATGATTGATTAACTCACAatcagataaaaaaataattagttaactaattattcttaaaaaacatttagtaattaaaaacaatattctgACCTGTTTGATAATCGTATTGCCGATCGAATCGACCGGTAAATCGACGCAATCAAATTTTTGTTCGATAGTTTTTCTTCTAGGCAAGTGTGTGACCATGTAATAAACTCTTGGTGTTAAGATACCGAGAATAATTAAGTAAGCTGTGCCAATTGTCCCGAAAGCGACAACTGTGTCACGATTTTCTGGTTGCATCACCATGAAGCAAATCAACCATATTGCCCATATTAGCAATAAACCAATAACAGTGCCGAAGAAGCATTTTCCTTCGTTGTAATTACGTTGTATCCGGATGATGAAGCAGCAAGCGACAAAAAGTACGACCAGTAGAAAAATATCGTAGCCTGCACAAATAATATcagaatgtttttaaaaagacaaagaaatgttattattatagttgCTTCTAgatgcgcaaattaattcgatattgaagaaattgaatttttatttatataacaaaaataataaacctGTCAATCTTCGAAATGTTAATAGAAAATTGATAAGGAATATCGATATACCTACCTAATAATGCAATGAAGACAAGACCTCTGACGATAACAGACGAATTCATTgtgttcaaataaaaatacataatcgaCATGGCGATTTGCACGCTGAACATGAAGAACGCCATCAGACTCTGCAGGTATCCGTTTACGTGAGTGACAAACACTCCGCCTGTAGACAGAGCTAGGAACAATGCCCTCGAGAGCATGATCGAGAATGTAAAGGCGAATGCAAGAGTGATCAAAAGAATCTTCCGGGAGTTCAAGGTCTCCGCACCAAGATAATCGTCCGCCATGCAGAATGGAAGCGCCGCCAGCAGGGTAAATACGTCGGCCAGACTGAGGATGATCGTCAGGGTTGGATTGCCATCGAGCATTTCTTCAGTCATGAAACGACGAACGATGAAGGCCACAATAAGGCAGCATATGAACGTGCCGCAGACGATAGCGATCAGAAAAACGAGAACGTATTCGCTGTTCTTCAGGACGCTCTTACCGACGATGTCCgctagaatattaattaattattaattaattataatacgcGTATGCGTTATTTCCTCGAGAGAGGTTGAATgttatgaaaaagttttatcgcgtgaaaaatttatgatttaacGTAAtacgatttaataataatttatacaaggtgaggcacctaaaacaggccacccgaatatctcggctgttattggtgatagaaaacaatgtgtcagatcaaacttgcatggtttcgagggacacataatttgttctaaataatttttaattaggtggacgcgtagaggtcatatgaaggtcaacttcgtttttttaaatggtatgatatgtttttttacgtaccatctagtagagcgtttgaagatgcgcacattgatctacggatcaaaatcattcaaggtcactgaaggctaaaatttctaagtgctagaactttttcatttctgagtttacggtattttcaatagcagagaactctaggcaatataaaaaataatgatatgaacaactcagaacttctcggaaaagaaaaaatttccaagggctagaactttttcatttctgagtttacagtatttttaatagcagagaactctaggcaatataaagtaaattattttcccttgcagttggccttcagtgaccttgaatgattttgacccgtagatcaatgtgcgcatcttcaaacgctctactagatggtacgtaaaaaaacatatcataccattaaaaaaaaccaagttgaccttcatatgacctctacgcgttcacctaataaaaaactatttagaacaaattatgtgtccctcgaaaccatgcaagtttggtctgacacatttttttctatcaccaataacagccgagatattcaggtggcctgttttaggtgcctcaccctgtatatctttttataggATTGTTACCTTTCTTAACGACACGTGTGCCGGAGCGTTCCTGAAAGTTCATGCAGTTCTCACAGTTCTCGACATGACTTCCTAAACAGAGTCCTGGCATCTCGGACACTATCCTCTCCGGCAGAACGCGCGACGTGGACACTTCGATCCCGTAGCGAGCGACGTCCATGAGGTCGTATCGCGTTTTCTTGGCAACCACGTACCTCACCGAGTACGAAGATCTCGGTTGCATGCGCAGTGCCTCATAGACATTGGAATCACGAATTTCCCGTTGCCATTTCGGACGAGACTGCGACGCGGTGCagctctcgtcgtcgtcgtggtcagTGGAACAGTTCCTCTTCCGAACGTCTTGGAGAACTTCCGCCAGTCCAACGATGGCCTTGCCGATATTGAGGAGATACGGAGAGTGATTTGCGA encodes the following:
- the LOC105274996 gene encoding protein bride of sevenless, with translation MASNKIKISLLLCVALLTLGTDEQISCSKNSTLLETTGDIILTVFVDANYGPYCNVTSSKGLQQISTALHVVRTLNKYDYVPDVTLGLRILDTCHDETTVFRQSLRKAAVAQDCAPDYETGVLMPSRYGPTTNSLRDYGGLPLLTYEEQNVTEPTIVVLAHYLSMSYEVVDLVLTKADSVLGRFLKITRDLGVCVKRRDKRINDDDKVNVKEAVIVAIGEESDIRGWLRQSEELRGPGKTWLLLTLDNSDVDDVMPSGSFIIKPETFDFDPGDFSNVDEFLENSKDFANHSPYLLNIGKAIVGLAEVLQDVRKRNCSTDHDDDESCTASQSRPKWQREIRDSNVYEALRMQPRSSYSVRYVVAKKTRYDLMDVARYGIEVSTSRVLPERIVSEMPGLCLGSHVENCENCMNFQERSGTRVVKKADIVGKSVLKNSEYVLVFLIAIVCGTFICCLIVAFIVRRFMTEEMLDGNPTLTIILSLADVFTLLAALPFCMADDYLGAETLNSRKILLITLAFAFTFSIMLSRALFLALSTGGVFVTHVNGYLQSLMAFFMFSVQIAMSIMYFYLNTMNSSVIVRGLVFIALLGYDIFLLVVLFVACCFIIRIQRNYNEGKCFFGTVIGLLLIWAIWLICFMVMQPENRDTVVAFGTIGTAYLIILGILTPRVYYMVTHLPRRKTIEQKFDCVDLPVDSIGNTIIKQSCSSYDYVHPARVNQGLQASPTCSNYYGSPNPSSKCRDRFKSPNYREMPERGHSNYAFKAEMKEIDTAHVVNASQTYVKHVPRNLEIASNNVIYAQPKVYRSERVVLTDKRNTGIRHNRDHLSPTGRPRDKIYPMRYSSPANVSREQRIEEEVEEKESEYEADEEDQENEGISRVTRF